From the Sphingomonas phyllosphaerae 5.2 genome, one window contains:
- a CDS encoding M24 family metallopeptidase: protein MTCPAFRPTRRALIGGGAALLAASVVRAAEPDLSALRDLTADAVPIGVAERAARLARAQALMRASGIGAVLIEPGSSLIYFTGVRWGRSERLTAAIIPVEGEPCIVTPFFEEPSVRQTLAVPAEVRVWQEDQDPLTVVAGFLRDRKLAGRAIGIEESARFFAFDGLARALPGGTLVSANPVVRGCRMIKTPAEIALMQRATDVTIAAYRWTYPRVEKGMTGAQIGALMNAATEKLGGDPEFALALIGPAAALPHGSREVLRVAIGQVVLMDCGCTVQGYQSDVSRTWVHGTASVEQRKVWDRVRDAQALAFRTARVGVAAGAVDDAVRGFYERLGYGPDYRLPGLPHRTGHGIGMDGHEPVNLVRGEATRLAPGMCFSDEPGLYLPGRFGVRLEDCFYMTDRGPAWFSTPPAAIDQPV from the coding sequence ATGACCTGTCCGGCCTTTCGCCCCACCCGCCGCGCGCTGATCGGCGGCGGTGCCGCGCTGCTTGCCGCGTCGGTCGTGCGCGCAGCAGAGCCCGATCTTTCGGCGTTGCGCGACCTCACGGCGGATGCCGTGCCGATCGGTGTAGCGGAGCGGGCCGCGCGGCTCGCGCGTGCGCAGGCGCTGATGCGCGCGAGCGGGATCGGTGCGGTCCTCATCGAACCTGGATCGAGCCTGATCTACTTCACGGGCGTTCGATGGGGCCGTAGCGAGCGGCTGACCGCAGCGATCATCCCGGTCGAGGGCGAGCCGTGCATCGTCACGCCGTTCTTCGAGGAACCATCGGTGCGCCAGACCCTGGCGGTGCCCGCCGAGGTGCGCGTGTGGCAGGAGGATCAGGACCCGCTGACGGTGGTCGCCGGCTTCCTGCGCGACCGCAAACTGGCCGGGCGCGCGATCGGGATCGAGGAGAGCGCGCGCTTCTTCGCGTTCGACGGACTGGCGAGGGCGTTGCCGGGCGGTACGCTGGTCAGCGCCAACCCGGTTGTGCGGGGCTGTCGCATGATCAAGACGCCAGCCGAGATCGCATTGATGCAGCGTGCGACCGACGTGACGATCGCGGCGTATCGCTGGACCTATCCGCGTGTGGAAAAAGGCATGACCGGCGCGCAGATCGGCGCGCTGATGAACGCCGCGACCGAAAAGCTCGGCGGCGATCCGGAGTTTGCGCTTGCGCTGATCGGGCCGGCCGCCGCGTTGCCGCATGGCAGCCGCGAGGTGCTTCGCGTCGCAATCGGGCAGGTAGTGTTGATGGATTGCGGCTGCACGGTGCAGGGCTATCAGTCGGACGTATCGCGCACGTGGGTGCATGGCACGGCGTCGGTGGAGCAGCGGAAGGTGTGGGATCGCGTGAGGGACGCGCAGGCGCTCGCTTTCCGTACGGCGCGGGTCGGTGTGGCGGCGGGCGCGGTCGACGATGCGGTGCGCGGCTTCTACGAACGGCTGGGCTATGGTCCCGATTATCGCCTGCCGGGGCTGCCGCATCGTACCGGCCACGGTATCGGAATGGACGGGCATGAGCCGGTCAATCTGGTCCGTGGCGAAGCGACGCGACTTGCACCGGGCATGTGCTTCTCCGACGAGCCAGGCCTCTATCTTCCCGGCAGGTTCGGGGTGCGGCTCGAGGATTGCTTCTACATGACCGATCGTGGGCCGGCGTGGTTCAGCACCCCGCCGGCCGCGATCGATCAACCGGTCTGA
- a CDS encoding dicarboxylate/amino acid:cation symporter: MAKRLTFYILAGLVLGLVVGLVLNGWLDDGSPAAQARLTEIAGYFSILTSIFLRLIKMIIAPLVFATLVSGIAQMGDTAALGRIGARSLAWFISASLLSLSLGLLMVNVLQPGVGIGLTLPAASQSSGLETAAFNLKDFFTHIVPASMVDAMAKNEILQIVVMSVFVGVAITAVGEKAAPLVKAIDALVHVMLQVTDYVMRVAPIAVFAAVAGTLTERGPSVIGQLAYFMGSFYLTLLVLWAVLLGIGFLFIGSRIRELIRYVREPLLVAFSTASSEAAYPRMLEALDRFGVPPRIASFVLPLGYSFNLDGSMIYMTFASIFIAQAYGIDMSVGQMITMLLVLMVTSKGIAGVPRASLVVIAATLPMFNLPESGLLLILAIDHFLDMGRTATNVIGNAVASAVIAKWEGGLDPRESPVIAAGPAPSGDGPVRGVESFRDV; this comes from the coding sequence ATGGCCAAGCGGCTGACCTTCTACATTCTTGCCGGGCTGGTCCTCGGGCTGGTCGTCGGGCTGGTGCTGAACGGCTGGCTCGACGATGGTTCCCCGGCGGCGCAGGCGCGCCTGACCGAGATCGCCGGCTATTTCTCGATTCTCACCTCGATCTTCCTGCGCCTGATCAAGATGATCATCGCGCCGTTGGTGTTCGCGACGCTGGTGTCGGGCATCGCGCAGATGGGCGACACCGCGGCGCTCGGGCGGATCGGCGCGCGCAGCCTGGCGTGGTTCATTTCGGCCAGCCTGCTGTCGCTCAGCCTCGGGCTGTTGATGGTCAACGTGCTTCAGCCCGGTGTCGGCATCGGGCTCACGTTGCCCGCCGCCAGCCAGTCCAGCGGGCTGGAAACGGCAGCCTTCAACCTCAAGGACTTCTTCACGCACATCGTGCCGGCCTCGATGGTCGATGCCATGGCGAAGAACGAAATCCTGCAGATCGTCGTGATGTCGGTCTTCGTCGGCGTCGCGATCACCGCCGTGGGCGAGAAGGCCGCGCCGCTGGTCAAGGCGATTGACGCGCTGGTGCACGTCATGTTGCAGGTCACCGACTACGTGATGCGCGTCGCGCCGATCGCGGTGTTCGCCGCAGTCGCGGGCACGCTAACCGAGCGGGGACCGTCGGTGATCGGGCAGCTCGCCTATTTCATGGGCAGCTTCTACCTTACGCTGCTGGTGCTATGGGCGGTTCTGCTCGGCATCGGCTTCCTCTTCATCGGATCGCGGATCCGCGAACTGATCCGTTACGTCCGGGAACCGTTGCTGGTCGCCTTCTCGACCGCCTCGTCCGAGGCGGCCTATCCGCGGATGCTGGAAGCGCTCGATCGCTTCGGCGTGCCGCCGCGGATCGCCAGCTTCGTGCTGCCGCTCGGCTACTCGTTCAATCTCGACGGCTCGATGATCTATATGACCTTCGCGTCGATCTTCATCGCGCAGGCTTACGGCATCGACATGTCCGTCGGGCAGATGATCACGATGCTGCTCGTGCTGATGGTGACCAGCAAAGGCATCGCCGGCGTCCCGCGCGCCAGCCTGGTGGTGATCGCCGCGACGCTTCCGATGTTCAACCTTCCGGAGTCGGGGTTGCTGCTGATCCTGGCCATCGATCACTTCCTCGACATGGGCCGCACCGCGACCAACGTGATCGGAAACGCCGTGGCCAGCGCTGTGATCGCGAAATGGGAGGGCGGGCTGGACCCGCGCGAGTCCCCGGTGATCGCAGCGGGCCCGGCGCCGTCGGGGGACGGCCCGGTGCGCGGCGTTGAAAGCTTTCGCGACGTCTGA
- a CDS encoding YifB family Mg chelatase-like AAA ATPase, which produces MVAIVSTVAYLGLEARSVEVQVQLIAGLPAFNVVGLADKAVGESRERVRGAIAGMGLSLPPKRIAVNLSPADLPKEGSHFDLPIALGLLAAMGVVDAEALADYVVVGELGLDGRLAPSPGVLLAALHAAETGRGLICPAAQGSEAAWSGGIEVLAAPDLLGLLNHLKGHGLLAAPRPGEVVSARAGPNLRQVKGQEVAKRALEIAAAGAHNLLFVGPPGAGKSLMAACLPGILPPLDPAEALEVSMVQSVAGTLAGGTLTRDRPFRSPHHSASMAALTGGGLKVKPGEVSLAHHGVLFLDELPEFQRAVLDSLRQPLESGTVSVARANAHVTYPARVQLIAAMNPCRCGHLADASLACARAPKCAADYQAKVSGPLLDRIDLHIEVAAVSAVDLALPPPAEGSVEVAARVAAARAVQTARLAHSGARTNAELDGELLDRFATPDEAGRALLAQAAVAMKLSARGYTRILRVARTIADLAGVDTIGRIHIAEALSYRRQPPRN; this is translated from the coding sequence ATGGTCGCGATCGTATCGACGGTAGCCTATCTGGGGCTGGAGGCGCGTAGCGTCGAGGTACAGGTGCAGTTGATTGCCGGGTTGCCGGCCTTCAACGTCGTCGGGCTGGCCGACAAGGCGGTGGGCGAAAGCCGCGAACGCGTGCGTGGCGCCATCGCCGGAATGGGATTGTCACTGCCTCCCAAGCGGATCGCGGTGAACCTGTCGCCGGCGGACCTGCCCAAGGAAGGCTCGCATTTCGACCTGCCGATCGCGCTGGGATTGTTGGCGGCGATGGGAGTGGTCGATGCCGAGGCGCTGGCGGATTATGTCGTGGTCGGCGAACTCGGGCTCGACGGGCGGCTGGCACCGTCGCCGGGGGTATTGCTCGCCGCGCTGCACGCCGCCGAGACCGGGCGGGGGCTGATCTGCCCGGCCGCACAAGGATCGGAAGCGGCGTGGAGCGGTGGCATCGAGGTGCTTGCCGCGCCCGATCTGCTCGGATTGCTCAACCATCTCAAGGGGCATGGCCTGCTTGCCGCGCCGCGGCCGGGCGAGGTGGTCTCGGCGCGCGCCGGCCCCAACTTGCGGCAGGTGAAGGGGCAGGAAGTGGCGAAGCGCGCGTTGGAGATCGCCGCCGCGGGTGCGCACAACCTGTTGTTCGTCGGTCCCCCGGGGGCGGGCAAGTCGTTGATGGCGGCGTGCCTGCCGGGAATACTGCCGCCGCTCGATCCTGCCGAGGCGCTGGAGGTGTCGATGGTGCAGTCGGTGGCCGGCACGTTGGCCGGCGGCACGCTGACGCGCGATCGTCCGTTCCGCAGCCCGCATCATTCGGCCAGCATGGCGGCGCTGACCGGCGGGGGGCTGAAGGTGAAGCCGGGCGAGGTCAGCCTCGCGCATCACGGCGTACTGTTCCTCGACGAGTTGCCCGAGTTCCAGCGCGCCGTGCTCGATTCGCTACGTCAGCCGTTGGAAAGTGGTACGGTGAGCGTCGCGCGTGCGAATGCGCACGTGACCTATCCGGCGCGCGTCCAGCTGATCGCGGCGATGAACCCGTGTCGCTGCGGGCATCTGGCCGACGCGAGCCTCGCGTGCGCGCGTGCGCCGAAATGCGCGGCGGATTACCAGGCCAAGGTCTCGGGCCCGCTGCTCGACCGCATCGATCTGCATATCGAGGTTGCGGCGGTCAGCGCGGTCGATCTGGCGCTGCCGCCACCTGCCGAGGGCTCGGTCGAGGTGGCCGCGCGCGTCGCGGCAGCGCGAGCGGTGCAGACGGCGCGGCTGGCGCACAGCGGCGCGCGGACGAACGCCGAGCTGGATGGCGAGCTGCTCGATCGCTTCGCTACGCCCGACGAAGCCGGTCGCGCGCTGCTCGCGCAGGCCGCGGTGGCGATGAAGCTTTCGGCGCGCGGCTACACCCGCATCCTGCGCGTGGCGCGCACCATCGCCGACCTCGCAGGGGTGGACACGATCGGCCGCATCCATATCGCCGAGGCGCTGAGTTACCGCCGGCAGCCGCCGCGAAACTGA
- the rpmH gene encoding 50S ribosomal protein L34, translated as MKRTFQPSNLVRARRHGFRARMATVGGRAVIRARRARGRKKLSA; from the coding sequence ATGAAGCGGACCTTTCAGCCGAGCAATCTGGTGCGCGCCCGCCGTCACGGCTTCCGCGCGCGGATGGCCACGGTCGGCGGCCGGGCGGTGATCCGGGCGCGTCGCGCACGCGGCCGCAAGAAGCTGTCGGCGTAA
- the rnpA gene encoding ribonuclease P protein component translates to MTRRPDYLAANAGRRAPMPGFVLLVNPRDDGDAAMRIGITVTKKVGNAVVRNRIKRRFRALAREMLPEHGLSGADHVLIGRGAALERDWATLRTDLAKALAKARSGASTPFRAKR, encoded by the coding sequence ATGACCAGGCGGCCGGATTATCTGGCCGCAAATGCCGGGCGTCGGGCTCCGATGCCCGGCTTCGTGCTTCTGGTGAACCCGCGCGACGACGGCGACGCCGCGATGCGCATCGGGATCACCGTCACGAAGAAGGTCGGCAATGCGGTGGTCCGCAATCGCATCAAGCGGCGCTTTCGGGCGCTGGCACGCGAAATGCTGCCGGAGCACGGCCTTTCCGGGGCGGACCATGTCCTGATCGGGCGTGGCGCGGCGCTGGAGCGCGATTGGGCGACGTTGCGCACCGATCTGGCCAAGGCATTGGCAAAGGCGCGTAGCGGCGCGTCGACCCCGTTCAGGGCGAAACGATGA
- the yidD gene encoding membrane protein insertion efficiency factor YidD, with translation MIARGLILLARCWQLGPSLLLPPSCRFQPSCSAYAIEALRRYGASKGSWLAVRRIARCHPWGGHGHDPVP, from the coding sequence ATGATTGCGCGCGGGCTGATCCTGCTGGCACGCTGCTGGCAGCTCGGCCCATCGTTGCTGCTGCCGCCATCGTGCCGGTTCCAGCCGTCATGTTCCGCCTATGCAATCGAGGCCCTTCGCCGCTATGGCGCGAGCAAGGGCAGTTGGCTGGCGGTGCGCCGGATCGCGCGCTGCCACCCCTGGGGCGGGCACGGTCATGATCCGGTGCCATAA
- the yidC gene encoding membrane protein insertase YidC, which yields MKDESKNFVLFAVIAALILFGWPLVQSRFFPTANPPATRMVDGKNKPLPNPAADPTADSPAALRDRKIVLAESPRVRIDTPALKGSINLKGARIDDLVLTRYNETVAKNAPPIRLFSPAGTQDAYFAGFGWRNEGLAPPPADSVWTASAPVLSPGKPVTLTAANAQGQRFAIEIAVDNDYLFTVKQTVANGGAAAVPVAAYGLVNRVGVSKDPDSWTIHTGPMSVSNDAAHYNPNFKDVDKAPTKFTTTGGWLGFTDKYWLAALVPDQSRAFDGQFRAGANSAYQADFTTAGQMLPPGRQLTQTAKLFAGAKEVKLLDRYTDSGQVVKLDYAIDWGWFRLVEKPIFYYLDWLFRLIGNFGVAIIILTLTIRALVFPVAQRQFASMAAMRALQPKMKALQERYKDDKQRQQQEVMALYKAEKVNPLAGCIPTLIQIPIFYALYKALMLTIEMRHQPFILWIKDLSAPDPATILNLFGYIPITLPHFLAIGVVPVLLGISMFFQFRLNPTQMDPAQQQVFAILPWVLMFVMAPFAVGLQIYWITTNCISIIQQKWLYSRHPQLKNAPAK from the coding sequence GTGAAGGACGAGAGCAAGAACTTCGTGCTGTTCGCGGTGATCGCGGCGCTGATCCTGTTCGGATGGCCGCTGGTCCAGAGCCGCTTTTTTCCCACCGCGAACCCGCCCGCGACCAGGATGGTCGATGGAAAGAACAAGCCGCTGCCCAACCCGGCTGCGGACCCGACCGCCGATTCGCCTGCCGCACTGCGCGACCGTAAGATCGTGCTGGCCGAAAGCCCGCGCGTTCGCATCGATACGCCGGCATTGAAAGGCTCGATCAACCTGAAGGGTGCGCGGATCGATGACCTCGTCCTGACGCGCTATAACGAGACGGTGGCGAAGAACGCGCCGCCGATCCGCCTGTTCTCGCCCGCCGGGACGCAGGACGCCTATTTCGCGGGCTTCGGCTGGCGAAACGAAGGGCTCGCCCCGCCCCCGGCGGATTCCGTCTGGACCGCGTCCGCCCCGGTGCTGTCGCCGGGCAAGCCGGTGACGCTGACCGCCGCCAACGCGCAGGGTCAGCGCTTCGCGATCGAGATCGCGGTCGACAACGATTACCTCTTCACCGTCAAGCAGACGGTCGCAAACGGCGGCGCAGCGGCCGTGCCGGTCGCAGCCTATGGCCTGGTCAACCGTGTCGGCGTGTCGAAGGACCCGGACAGCTGGACGATCCACACCGGCCCGATGTCGGTCAGCAACGACGCCGCGCACTACAATCCGAACTTCAAGGACGTGGACAAGGCACCGACCAAGTTCACCACCACCGGCGGATGGTTGGGCTTCACCGACAAATATTGGCTGGCCGCGCTGGTACCGGATCAGTCTCGTGCCTTCGACGGCCAGTTCCGTGCCGGCGCCAACAGCGCCTATCAAGCCGACTTCACCACTGCCGGGCAAATGCTGCCGCCGGGTCGTCAGCTGACTCAGACCGCCAAGCTGTTCGCGGGCGCCAAGGAAGTGAAGCTGCTCGACCGCTACACCGACAGCGGCCAGGTCGTGAAGCTCGACTATGCGATCGACTGGGGCTGGTTCCGCCTCGTCGAGAAGCCGATCTTCTATTATCTCGACTGGCTGTTCCGTCTGATCGGAAACTTCGGCGTTGCGATCATCATCCTGACGCTCACGATCCGCGCGCTCGTCTTCCCGGTCGCGCAGCGCCAGTTCGCCAGCATGGCGGCGATGCGTGCGCTGCAGCCGAAGATGAAGGCGCTTCAGGAGCGCTACAAGGATGACAAGCAGCGCCAGCAGCAGGAAGTCATGGCGCTCTACAAGGCGGAGAAGGTCAATCCGCTCGCCGGTTGCATACCCACGCTTATCCAGATTCCGATCTTCTACGCGCTGTACAAGGCGCTGATGCTGACCATCGAGATGCGGCACCAGCCGTTCATCCTCTGGATCAAGGATCTGTCCGCACCCGATCCGGCGACGATCCTGAACCTGTTCGGCTATATCCCGATCACGCTGCCGCACTTCCTCGCGATCGGCGTCGTGCCGGTGCTGCTCGGGATCTCGATGTTCTTCCAGTTCCGCCTGAACCCGACGCAGATGGATCCGGCGCAGCAGCAGGTGTTCGCGATCCTGCCGTGGGTGCTGATGTTCGTGATGGCACCGTTCGCGGTCGGGCTGCAAATCTACTGGATTACCACCAATTGCATCTCGATCATCCAGCAGAAGTGGCTTTACAGCCGCCATCCGCAACTGAAGAACGCACCCGCGAAGTGA
- the yihA gene encoding ribosome biogenesis GTP-binding protein YihA/YsxC — protein MSDVQPLFDEETLEVARKRFAGRVEFLKSAPALNFLPSDEVPEVAFAGRSNVGKSSLLNALVGRKALARTSVTPGRTQELNFFDVGEPLAFRLVDMPGYGFAKAPKDIVKKWRFLVNDYLRGRQVLKRALVLIDSRHGIKEVDREILEMLDRAAVSYRMVMTKADKVKATDLAAIVAATEAEARKRPAAHPDIIVTSSEGGMGIPELRAAVIEAIG, from the coding sequence GTGAGCGACGTACAACCCCTGTTCGACGAGGAAACGCTTGAGGTGGCGCGCAAGCGCTTCGCCGGTCGGGTCGAGTTCCTGAAGTCCGCTCCGGCGCTCAACTTCCTGCCGTCCGACGAGGTGCCGGAAGTGGCGTTCGCCGGGCGGTCGAACGTCGGCAAGTCGTCGCTACTGAACGCGCTGGTCGGCCGCAAGGCGCTGGCGCGTACCTCAGTTACGCCGGGACGGACGCAGGAGCTCAACTTCTTCGATGTCGGCGAGCCGCTCGCCTTCCGTCTGGTCGACATGCCAGGCTACGGCTTCGCCAAGGCACCCAAGGATATCGTCAAGAAGTGGCGCTTCCTGGTGAACGATTATCTGCGCGGGCGGCAGGTGCTGAAGCGCGCGCTGGTGCTGATCGACAGCCGCCACGGCATCAAGGAAGTCGATCGCGAGATCCTGGAGATGCTCGATCGCGCCGCGGTCAGCTATCGTATGGTCATGACCAAGGCCGACAAGGTGAAGGCGACCGACCTTGCCGCCATCGTCGCCGCGACCGAGGCGGAGGCGCGCAAGCGCCCCGCCGCGCACCCCGACATCATCGTCACTTCCAGCGAAGGTGGAATGGGTATTCCCGAACTCCGCGCGGCGGTTATCGAGGCGATCGGCTGA
- a CDS encoding glutathione S-transferase family protein, which produces MKLIIGNKAYSSWSLRGWLACRQSGLPFEEVVVPLYDQEWDRRREGDEFAPSSGKVPILWDGDAVVWDSLAIVEYLADKVGRERFWPLDDAARAMARSMAAEMHSSFAALRRKHTMNIRQIYAPVAPDEDVQVELTRIFELWAQARARFGGVSGPDGGDFLFGAFGAADIMFAPVCTRIATYSLPTPRFAAAYVMAVLSHPFMQDWIAAAQEEDWVIEKFEQPVI; this is translated from the coding sequence ATGAAGCTCATCATCGGTAACAAGGCCTATTCCTCCTGGTCGCTGCGCGGCTGGCTCGCCTGCCGGCAATCGGGGCTGCCCTTCGAGGAAGTCGTCGTCCCGCTTTATGACCAGGAATGGGATCGTCGCCGCGAGGGCGACGAGTTCGCACCGTCCTCGGGCAAGGTGCCGATCCTGTGGGATGGCGACGCCGTCGTCTGGGACAGTCTGGCGATCGTCGAATATCTCGCCGACAAGGTCGGGCGCGAACGCTTCTGGCCCCTCGACGATGCGGCGCGTGCGATGGCGCGATCGATGGCGGCGGAGATGCACTCCAGCTTCGCCGCGCTGCGCCGGAAACACACGATGAACATCCGGCAGATCTACGCGCCGGTCGCCCCCGACGAGGACGTGCAGGTCGAACTGACGCGAATCTTCGAGTTGTGGGCGCAGGCGCGCGCGCGATTCGGTGGCGTCAGCGGACCCGATGGCGGCGACTTCCTGTTCGGTGCGTTCGGTGCCGCCGACATCATGTTCGCGCCGGTCTGCACGCGGATCGCCACCTACTCGCTACCCACCCCACGCTTCGCCGCCGCATACGTCATGGCCGTGCTGAGCCATCCGTTCATGCAGGACTGGATTGCCGCGGCGCAGGAAGAGGATTGGGTGATCGAGAAGTTCGAACAACCGGTAATCTGA
- a CDS encoding cupin domain-containing protein, with the protein MPKLTIEPISASRGSDYPPPFADAVSGRLVRRLSAAAGLEDFVATHVVVPPGGWSSQRHWHEGEDEIVVLLSGTATLVDDAGEHAMSAGEVAVFRKGDANAHHIRNTGDTPCVLFAVSLPERSTVHYPDIAMRWSPDDGYTQA; encoded by the coding sequence ATGCCGAAACTTACGATCGAGCCTATTTCCGCGTCGCGGGGCAGCGACTATCCGCCGCCGTTCGCCGACGCCGTGTCCGGCCGGCTGGTACGCAGGCTGTCCGCCGCGGCCGGTTTGGAAGACTTCGTCGCGACGCATGTCGTGGTGCCGCCGGGTGGCTGGTCGTCGCAGCGCCATTGGCACGAAGGCGAGGACGAGATCGTCGTGCTGTTGTCGGGCACAGCGACGCTCGTCGACGATGCCGGCGAACATGCGATGTCGGCAGGCGAGGTCGCCGTGTTCCGCAAGGGCGATGCCAATGCGCACCATATCCGCAACACCGGTGACACGCCCTGCGTGCTGTTCGCGGTCAGCCTGCCCGAACGATCTACGGTCCATTACCCCGACATCGCGATGCGCTGGTCGCCCGATGACGGTTACACGCAAGCCTGA